Proteins encoded by one window of Aphis gossypii isolate Hap1 chromosome X, ASM2018417v2, whole genome shotgun sequence:
- the LOC126552620 gene encoding uncharacterized protein LOC126552620, with protein MDNKRKHTTLLSYFNKKEKLQVKENEKSDEIHIVDSLDSHTVTDNTPVDCSSEKFECGLAMVKQNDIGLFINRSGSLSDVEKHTVLKNLWSPTINYKFPINSKRNIKFQYRWLQKYAWLCYSEKLNGAFCKYCVVFAKDGGFGSQALGGLVLTPYQNWKNALENFENHSKREYHKTSLLKGDYFLKTFSNNKPDIIEILDNERYIYYFM; from the exons ATGGACAACAAAAGAAAACATACCACATTGTtatcgtattttaataaaaaagaaaaattacaagTTAAAGAGAATGAA aagAGTGATGAAATACATATTGTTGATTCTCTGGATTCTCATACCGTTACAGACAATACTCCTGTTGACTGCAGTTCAGAAaaa TTTGAATGTGGCTTGGCTATGGtaaaacaaaatgatataGGCTTGTTTATTAATCGAAGCGGAAGCTTGTCTGATGTTGAAAAACATACA gtattaaaaaatttgtggTCACCgaccataaattataaatttcctaTAAACTCTAaaagaaacataaaatttcaataccgTTGgttgcaaaaatatgcatggCTGTGttattcagaaaaattaaatggtgCTTTTTGCAAATATTGTGTGGTGTTTGCCAAAGATGGTGGATTTGGATCTCAAGCTTTAGGTGGCTTAGTATTGACTCCATATCAAAACTGGAAGAATGCTTtagaa aattttgaaaatcatagtAAACGTGAATATCATAAAACTTCTTTATTAAaaggtgattattttttaaaaactttttcaaaCAACAAGCCAGACATCATTGAGATTTTAGACAATgaaaggtatatttattattttatgtaa
- the LOC126552621 gene encoding uncharacterized protein LOC126552621: protein MKFLHLSKEERDELAGKIKSGVTFERILEDIRKSVTSTESVNRFHTVDKRDLHNIKRDNDLDRDIVYTNEAFSTEIWVQEQMLLKEKSPVSYFKIQGCEKEGPLLKEDFMIVIMTPYQIDVLSKFATDRICVDSIHGTTSHDFQLTTLLVVDEFGVGCPVAFCLSNRIDTVVMFRFFLSVKEKVGLITTKVLMLDDTSTYINAWSNIMSNPDYHLLCNLHVDRSWRKNLNKIKSLTKQSEVYKACRTLMEILDIDQFQNSLECFLAMCEDDDETKDFGIYFKNYYFQRPKAWAFCYRLDLSLNTNMYLEAMHKKLKYYYMHGKQNRRVDKCISLLMRFARDMMFERTIRMMKNKSTFRMEQIAHSHRRSIDIESSKMKKIDIDT from the coding sequence atgaaGTTCTTACATTTATCAAAAGAAGAAAGAGATGAACTGGctggaaaaattaaatcaggTGTGACTTTTGAACGGATTTTGGAAGATATTCGAAAATCTGTAACTTCAACAGAAAGTGTCAACCGTTTCCATACTGTGGACAAACGAGAtttacataacattaaaaGAGATAATGACTTGGACAGAGACATTGTATACACAAATGAAGCTTTTAGTACAGAAATATGGGTGCAAGAACAAATGTTACTCAAAGAAAAGTCACcagtatcatattttaaaatacaaggaTGTGAGAAAGAAGGTCCACTATTAAAAGAAGATTTTATGATTGTAATAATGACACCTTATCAAATAGatgttttgtcaaaatttgcaACTGACAGAATTTGCGTTGACAGCATCCATGGAACTACCAGTCATGACTTTCAGCTCACAACATTACTTGTAGTTGATGAATTTGGAGTTGGTTGCCCAGTTGCATTCTGTTTAAGCAATAGAATTGATACAGTGGTtatgtttagattttttttgtctgtaaAAGAAAAAGTAGGTTTAATTACTACTAAAGTTCTTATGTTAGACGATACCTCAACATACATTAATGCCTGGTCTAATATAATGTCAAACCCAGATTATCACTTACTTTGCAACTTGCATGTAGACAGAAGTTGGagaaaaaatcttaataaaattaaatctctaACTAAGCAGTCGGAAGTGTATAAAGCTTGTCGTACATTGATGGAAATTTTAGATATTGATCAGTTTCAGAATTCCTTAGAGTGCTTTCTTGCAATGTGTGAAGATGACGACGAAACAAAAGACTTtggaatttactttaaaaattattactttcaaCGACCTAAAGCATGGGCATTTTGTTACAGACTTGATCTATCTTTGAACACAAATATGTACCTGGAAGCAATGcacaagaaattaaaatattattatatgcatggTAAACAGAATAGAAGAGTTGACAAATGCATCAGTTTACTTATGCGTTTTGCAAGAGATATGATGTTTGAAAGGACTATAAGAATGATGAAAAACAAATCTACTTTTCGAATGGAACAAATAGCACATAGTCATCGCCGAAGTATCGATATTGAAAgcagtaaaatgaaaaaaattgacattGACACATAG
- the LOC114119644 gene encoding 52 kDa repressor of the inhibitor of the protein kinase-like, with amino-acid sequence MKQKKRNRSNLLPIIECVLLCGRQELALRGHKDSRPICFKSESEDIQYQHVNEGNFRAILKYKAKDMVDFKEFLESDSRYKYTSSKIQNEIISTCGDLILEKIVKEINAAECFSILADETTDVSLKEQLSLCVRYVANTGKEVCLRETFLKFVEIHSLTGKDIASSIINGLNSCGVDCNNIYGQGYDGASNMSGHIKGTQTVVRENFPKALYVHCAAHSLNLAVSTSCDIQAIRNCLGTVEKMYCFFKTPKRNNVLLNEIDESDLDLKSKSLKRLCATRWVERYTAINDFAELFSCVIGALEKISEWKDSTATDANILLKSVDSEFLVSLQVVKTLFAYGLPLCKILQKIDIDLKEAVDLAEISVDTIKCLRENIDENFKQMFKESEKMAEIVGITISIKRLSQRSKHRANPSMENLTPETYYRVTVAIPYIDSFIQQLEARFLCHKNVFKGFQSLFSGTYSENFDELVEFYLDIDKQTVQAELHLWHTKLNKLVKYPKNCLEALRQCDKEIFPNIYFLLKILCTLPVSTSTPERTFSCLKRLKSYLRNSMTETRLNGLTMLAVHKEVPLTAEEVLNELGKKSRKLDFVI; translated from the exons atgaaacaaaaaaaaagaaatcgatCAAATCTACTCCCAATCATAGAATGTGTATTATTGTGTGGAAGACAAGAACTTGCATTACGTGGTCATAAAGACTCTCGACCAATCtgttttaaaa GCGAGTCTGAAGATATTCAATATCAACATGTAAATGAAGGTAATTTCAGAGCCATTCTCAAATACAAGGCTAAAGATATGGTTGACTTCAAAGAATTCCTAGAATCTGATTCcagatacaaatatacaagttCTAAAATTCAGAATGAAATTATTTCTACATGTGGTGatttaatacttgaaaaaattgtgaaaGAAATTAATGCTGCagaatgtttttcaattttagccGATGAAACCACTGATGTTTCTTTAAAGGAACAGTTAAGTTTGTGTGTCCGGTATGTTGCCAACACTGGTAAAGAAGTTTGCTTACgtgaaacttttttaaaatttgttgaaattCATAGTCTAACTGGTAAAGATATAGCATCTTCTATTATAAATG gTTTAAATTCTTGTGGGGTGGATTGTAATAACATCTATGGTCAAGGATATGATGGAGCTTCTAATATGTCAGGACACATTAAAGGAACACAAACTGTAGTGCGGGAAAACTTCCCTAAAGCGTTATATGTGCATTGTGCGGCGCATTCGTTGAATCTAGCTGTATCAACTTCTTGTGACATACAGGCCATAAGAAATTGTTTAGGGACAGTCGAAAAAATgtactgtttttttaaaacacctAAACGAAATAATGTATTGCTGAATGAAATTGATGAAAGTGACTTGGATCTTAAATCAAAATCTCTCAAGCGTCTATGTGCCACAAGATGGGTTGAACGATACACAGCCATAAATGACTTTGCTGAATTATTTTCTTGTGTTATTGGTGCACTTGAAAAGATATCCGAATGGAAAGATTCAACTGCTACTGAcgccaacatattattaaaatcagtcGATTCAGAATTTTTAGTATCTCTTCAAGTTGTAaag ACATTGTTTGCATATGGTTTGCcgttatgtaaaattttacaaaaaatagatattgacTTAAAAGAAGCAGTTGATTTAGCTGAAATCAGTGTTGatacaattaaatgtttacgtgaaaatattgatgaaaacTTCAAACAAATGTTCAAAGAATCTGag aaaatggcTGAAATAGTAGGTATCACTATTTCAATTAAGCGTTTGAGTCAGCGAAGCAAACATCGAGCTAACCCTAGTATGGAGAATCTTACACCAGAAACTTATTATCGTGTAACTGTTGCTATTCCGTACATAGACTCATTCATTCAACAATTAGAAGCAAGATTTTtatgtcataaaaatgtattcaaag gtTTTCAAAGTTTATTTTCTGGAACTTATTCAGAAAACTTTGATGAACTTGTTGAATTTTACCTCGATATTGACAAGCAAACAGTTCAAGCTGAACTACACTTATGGCATACTAAACTTAACAAACTTGTGAAATAtcctaaaaattgtttagaagCGTTGAGACAGTgtgataaagaaatatttcccaatatatattttctattaaaaattctatgcACTTTACCTGTTTCAACATCCACCCCCGAGAGAACATTTTCTTGTCTCAAAAGATTAAAATCTTATCTGCGAAACTCAATGACTGAG acTCGACTTAATGGCTTAACTATGTTAGCTGTTCATAAAGAAGTACCACTAACAGCAGAAGaagttttaaatgaattgggcaaaaaatcaagaaaactagattttgttatttaa